DNA from Branchiostoma lanceolatum isolate klBraLanc5 chromosome 9, klBraLanc5.hap2, whole genome shotgun sequence:
gCAAGCTCCTAGCCTGGTATCCCCATATTATTATATAACCAGCTCCAGTTAGCTCCTCTGTTCGCTTCCCTGCCCAATCGTCTAGCACCCGCCACCCTTGAGACGTTTGGCCCCGACGTCGATTATTTCGGGTTTCAGATATTTTCTATCAGAAGCAGTGTAACGGGAATCAAAGTTATGTTTAAACCCCGCCACCATGCCAGTACAGAGGACCGTGCGACTGGGAGCCAATCATAGCTCTCGCCTATATTCTAGGCGAATATTAAAATGCCAATCTGTCCTCTATTTCACAGGTGCCAGACGTTTTGGCAAggaagcgatcagaggagcgaccCGTAGCTAGTATGAATGCCAGGCCAACAAGGCCCTGTCTTCCCCTTAGATACTTGTTTTGGAAAAGGCCTTTACAGCAATTCCGTTTCAAAAGTTGACGGGGGGGGGGAGTTATCAATGAGCGGAACAGGGATATTATGAATTGAACGATAATCTTCAAGCAAACGTTGTCTGTAGGGAAGATTGTAAAATGTCTCGGTCATGTCTCGTCTTTCTGACACACAACAACCGTGGGACAAGTAAGAAAACCTAACAATGTTCCATGCAAACTTGTCTTAGTATTGTAGATTGATAAAAATGAACGGGAGAGGCGATGACATTCTTTCCCCTTCTCAACTTTTGAAACGGAACATCCCTGCAGACGACATCTACCAGTCCAGACTGTCCCTCTCGAACTTGAACCTGGGGCTGTTCTCGCTGTAGAACTGGGAGTACCAGCGGCGATGGCGGGAAATACTGGAGTCCTCCCGGACCAGCAGTGGTCTGGGCACATAGCACTTGTTGTTCCAGATCATGATGTCTCTCTCCACCTGGTGACGAGAAGAAGAGATGATGATATATGACTCAGGAATGGTTACTGAACTTGATTTTGGATTACGACTTTGACTTGATGATTTGGTTTTGTATGATTACGTCTGTTTAGTTATTCGTATATGCTGTATTATTTGTTCCTTACTATgctttcattatcattttctttaaatacGTTTGAATTATGTTATGAAATCTATGTACCATTTGTCTTGTGTTCTCTGggccctcttggaaatcaacaATCTTATTGTAGGGGCTGCCCAGATGTTTTGAAGATGCAGCAGATAAGtaataaaaataaatagataaaaatagaAATAGTCTTTGCTTCTGCTTGGTATTAACAAAAATTAGCACCTTATCTACCTCAACGAAAAAGTTATTCCAGCCATGGAATTCAAAACTATTATTTTCATATATCCTGGTTAGGTATTGAAGAAACAATAAAAGCGAACCTAAATTCTCTATTATCATTGACTATTTCTGCCATTGCTAGTGGATGTAATTATAAGAATCATCGTCGTTGAATAGAGAATATTGATTCTCAATTTATCTAGGTTAGCAATCCATAGCACCTGTGGATGTATATTGTAAAAAACGTTGAATTGAGAATATGATGTTGCTTCTCAATTTTCTTAACAATGTTTTTCATAGCAACTAGACGTAATTAGAATCTTTGACGGCAGAATTTAGACTTCTAGCACATTAAGACGTCTAAAGCCGCTTTGATTGTTTGTACACCAGCTGTATGTTTCACTGTCGTTTATtgttttgacttttgttttcACGTCATTGTTATTTGTTATAGAGTTATTGTTATTTGTTGATCTTATTTTTTGTATGCAAGATCAGAGGGCCTCCATAAGCAATTCTGCTTTAGCCCAATCCTCttaagtatatgaataaaaaatgaaataaaaaatgtcTTCACACCTGTACGGCCTCACCCCAGAGGATGAACTTGGCGAGACATGTCGGCACCCACCGGCCGGCGTACACGCTGTGCGTCAGCCTCTGTAGCAGCGGCTCCACCGGCGTGATGGACTGAACCAACATGAAGTTCCCAAACCCGGACTCCAGAAACAGGTATACAATACCAGGGCCGACCTAGGGAAGGGCACATGAATTCTCATCTATTGCACGGCGCATTGGATTGGTCAGTTGTAAACCTTATGATTCACCCATGTGTTCTCGATGTTCATTACCCATTCGCTGTTCCGATCAACCGCAATAAAATTGTCCACAAATAAACTTTACTACAATAAACAAACCTATTATCAGGATGGCGAAGAATATAATTAGCCTCACCTATGATAATCCCAActctcaagaaactcatagaaactgaaactaatttggaaggacaggaactcctttctgcaatgaatgacaagaaattctggaggACGAACTTCTCTTGCTGCACCTCGAAAGAGGAGGAACGATGTGGGTATAATAGAGCCATCGTATAATATGCACAGCAGATAACGTCTTATTAATGTAATCTTTTGCTATCTGGTTCGATCTAAAAATATAGATGATTACTCGAATGACAACGGGTGTGTCACTGACCTGTCGGGCAGTGGCCTTGATGTCTGCGATGGAGATCTTCTGTCCGAACAGGTACACCATGTGCTGAGTGTGCATGGTGCTGACGTGCGCGTCCGGGGCCGGGTCAGGCTGCCACTCCGCCCGCCACACGTGCTTAGCGAAGTCCCATGAGGAGGAGTAGATGCTGGTGAGGTCCACCCCGGCAGTCACGAGCGGGCCGTGCAGGTAGTTCAGGTGAGCTATGTCTGCCGCGTTCTCTGGAACCTCCTGATTAGAATTAATGTTCAAAAACATCAGAATTCAAAATAGCTAGAGTCAACAACTTATATCAGACTCTTCACATTCCAACACATAGACGGTATTTGTGATTGATTTGCCATTAGGAACTTTGCGTTGATAGCAAAGTctatcattttctttatcacCAAAATCTTATTAATAATTACAACATCAGGGCTGACACGTGAGATACATAATACAAATACATAATAAGGCAAGTTATGCATCTTGAATGACTAACTATGGCCCACTTTACACTTGATTTTAGCTGTAGTACTACAGATCGTAATCTACTTCTCTCGcagactacagcttttttctgggtaaattataaagaaaaatgatgcgtagtctactacagaagtctactacagccCCCGATGCTATAGCACTACACGTCATCCTGGGGATCTGCGAGACTTCGCTTCGGGTGTAATAATAAAGCGAACTGTAGTAGACGACAACCATGTTCGACAGTATGATGGACTATATTCGATATGACGTAATTCGAATAAAACGTACGCGTGTTCCATCAAGCTAGTGTCACCTGAGGTCACTTACAAGTTTCCAGCCTcgcatcagaaaaaaaaataattataattttttcaCAAATATAAACCATACCGAAATCCCCATCATGGATTTGTCAAAGGTCACGATAGGTCAGTTAAGGTCACCACAGTTTCGTGGCAATCTGGTAAAAGCAggtgtcctgctaggcttcATGTCAGTGAGTGTAAATCGGACCCTAAGATGTAGTCCACGAATCAGTAGACTTCGATGTCTAGTGTAAAGCGGGCCTATGATATGGTAATTTATggttttattagattttgatgtaataacGAAAGATCTAAATCCGAGCACgtctgacttacatgtaaaagGACCTTCTCATCTTGTAACAAGCGCAGGGGGGCTGTCCAAATAAAATTCAGTATACttgattttagtacatgtagtagtgatTTTTTTCGTTCAATTTACATCACACTGCGACAGAAATTTAATAGTTTACCGAGAGCTCTATGTTTTACCTCGATGTGTGCGTTAATTATGTGCTCCGTGGTTCCCCGGCAGGTCCAGTCACCGCTGGCGATCTCATCGATAATGGGCGGTGTCCAGGTGGGCTCTACCCCGTCACAGTGGTACCAGATGTAGATACATCCATTCCTCTCCAGACACGGCCACGACTTCACACGGGCGAAGTCAGGAACTAATGACgtataaaacaatttcattaATATTACACAGAGAATGTACAATTGAGTAATCATTTATGATATTACCATTGAGGCCTTGGCTCTGAGTAGCGATCGTTATACACAACAAGCAATGAAATAAACTGAAATGATGATGTCGATGTAGAGTGTTCTGAGACACGACTACACTCTTATCTGGCGACAATGTTCCCTGATAGATACGTAATCTGTCTGTCTATGCCtgttaaatcaaattaaatgcagaagaaaaatgagaTTGAATAAAATGAGATAAGGTATAAATGATATTAAGCTaatcaaatgaaataaagcaGCATagagaaaaatagataaaacagaATAAgatgaaaggaaagtgatccaAGAATGATGCGTGACAAATACTTTATAGCATCAACGGGACCTATGATTATCTAGTATCTGCCCACCTTTCTCGGCGTATGGGATGCCCATGCACTTGCCGTCCTCTCCCCTGAACTTCCAGCCGTGGAAGGGGCACTGCAGACAATCCCCCACCACCTGCCCTCCCACGGCCAGGTCAGCGCCCAGGTGGGGACAGTAGGCATCCAGCACCGACACGCTCCCGCCAGCGCTCCGGAACACCGCCAGCTTCTCTCCTACAAAATCAACTTTTTGTCACATAATGTTTCAAAAAACGGGAAGATACATTTTTGCTCCCAAAGGCTTGTTTTTTGGGAGCAAAAACCAAAGCGTGGTCCATTTTCAGCGCTCCGTTGCACCTGTATAAGTCTCGTATGCATATTTGTCACTCTCTATTTCTGTGTGCaatgaaagaaaggaagaaagttaTTAGAATTGTGTATTTCTCTCGCTGTATCAAGTATTTGCCACGATTGGTGTGCAAGGTAGTCGACGTCATTCAGATGACAGAAGTTGTCACACGTCGTTTGCAAAAGACAATGTGTCTATCTGTTGATAATTAACCGTTAAAGACCACGCCCCCACcctttcattttgatttcaaaTGCCCCTCCCACCTTTCAATTTGATTTGAGACCCCGCCCACCTTTTTATTGTCACTGTAAATGAAGATGTAATTAAACTACAGATTAGAAGGCTTGGCATACAAGCCCAGTGCATGGAGTAAAGTTGTTTTGGCGGATATTTGCGTTCTAGTAATAACCTCCCTAATAAAAATACGTTTCCTGGCGGCCCTGGGCTTTTCAAATGGAACCGCTCTAGAAATCAGATTGTGTTTAGCAGATCAATGGTTTAGCGTCTGTTAACTGTCGCCCAGGGCTTGTTTTCGGGCGCATTGACCACCGTTCAACAGGATGAATACACGTATGTTGACAGTAGTCACAGTGACATGCCACACCCCAACGAAACTCAGAATAGCGCCTTCCGGAGTCAACAAAGCGTAACTATTGGTCTATTGGACGTCTGTGTCGGTACGACATTGGTATGACACGCCGGTACAATTGGGGTATAGCATGATTACTTTGGCAACCCGAGCCAAACTGGCTCATTCTTCTTATACAGGTGCAACGGAGCGCTGGAAATGGACCACGCTTTGGTTAACCTCTGGTCTTTGTTTTCAGTGGATCTGGCTAACACACTTTGACACACTTTCGTGTATATATACACTGGGATTATTCCGTTGGAAAgcatacgcccccccccccacacacacacatacacatttgaACACACACTTATACACACATTCGAGAAATTTCTATCGAGTTTCACAGAATGCGCCGAGTTAGCATCAACAACATGTAAGATGTAACGCTACATGTGAAATTTACACGATTACTCAATGGAGCATAACGTTACCTGTGCGTTGATATGCAAAGAGCAACCATGACACGGAAACTCAAACATGTTACCCTAGGCCTTACCGAGCACTGTGACTCCCTCCACTTGGTTAGGTTGGAGTTGACAGGAGTCCATCACCCTGAACCAGCCGTTGGGGTACACGGGGGGCAGCTCGCCCCTCCTTCGCCGCCGCCGCACGTCGTTCGCGACGTCCCTGCGACTATACCCGGCAAGTTTGTTGTACCCGACATCGTGAAGTGTCCGACTGATCTTCAATGGACACAGCAGAAGCCGGTAAAGCCATGCGGCTATGGCAACACCAACGGCATACAGGGCGAGTTGACTTACAGGTGGCCATTGCCATTGTGTCGACCAGAACGTATCCCCGATCAGAGCGAGCGCCCAGGCAGCGTGGATATCTACTGCCTTGTCCTGTACCAACCCTACTGTAGCTAGGGACGGCACTAGTATGGCCAGCACCAGTAGGAACAGGTACCTGTACTTCGGCATTGCTGCTCAGTCAGTGCCTCTGCCCAGGTGTCGCCCCCCTCGGTAACATGATCGGCCGTTTTGTTTACGCTATGAGATGCGGCTGTTTTACGACATGGTAAATAGAAGCTGGAGTCACCAGGCACGCTGCCATGacggcaacaaaacaaaacaaaaagaacgTAACCCTAGCTTTAGGACAAATCGAACCGGTATTTCAAATGTCAACGTCCTGTCGACCGCACGTACGTATGTTCGACTGTTCCAACGCACAACTCCTAGCAGAAGACGCGTACgtcgttgctttggttaccaaATTACGATTTGTGTTGCCATGACGACGTTTCAAGTTTGTCGTCCCAAGACCGCGGGGTCTTTGATGTACAATACTATTGAGGCATATATCAAATGGATCCACCCACTCACGAGACACAAAGACTTTTGATTAGTACATGAGATTAGCCTGATAAAATCGCGCGCTTCGGAAGACCCCAGGCAACAGCCGGCCTTCATCGCCAGGGAGTTGCTAAAGGACGGCTTTCTATGCGGAAGGTTTAAATATTTCGTTGTGACCATCGGCAACGAGAAACAGACAAAATCAAGCcacatgtagaaaaaaaagatagggTGAAAACGCTTACAGGACACTTTATTTGAGGTACGAGGTCGAGGAAGAGAAAAGACTGAGATTGTTCACAGACCTCTTCTGAAAGCTAGGATTAAAAGAAATAATGAGGGAGCTCGAGTAGCTAAGTAAAAGCttctaaaaaaaggaacaaaaaagaAACCAGATGCCCCAATAGACGAGTCAGTTGTTTCAGACCAGTCCATCCCTGGCGATTATGACAATACGCAGATTCAGTTGCACGTTATATGTATATTTAGGCACTCCTCAATAGCGACCCGCATACTTGCGctgaacaaaagaaacaaaagctTGGGACTGAATGGATGTCAAACCACATAACACAGAATATTAGATCTATAGTACAGTCTTAGACACCATTGATCTAGCTTTTGTGTTTTCCCAATTATCTGATATATGATAAACATTGTTTGGATGAACAAGCAACAGTGCTATAACCAAAAAAATGCGAAGCATTTAGAGATATTCTATAAGCACTTGAGTCAAACCATATATGAAGATCCAACAAAATTCTGTAGTTAAACACAACTGGCCGATCGCAAGGCCCAACCACCCATAGCGTTCTATAGATCAAACtgctaattttgattgacagacgGGATTCAGGGTGATAACACACATTTCTTTGACTGGCACGGGTAATATGAGCGCATCAGGAAGGTTGACAAACAGTTTGTATTGTGTCCGACGAACATGTTCTGATAAACATACTGCTCTTTCAATATGTCTCGCTAACAGATCTCCCGTACACAGTTACGCAGTTTTGGACTAACAAAAGTACTCTGAATTAGGTCTGACTAGAAATACCGCTTAGAAAAACGACAcgtcacatctgcttggagattattttttAGAGTCGTCAGTGACTGGTGATAAACCAACAGTTAAAGCACACTGCCGTATGGCCCAGTGGTTTTTGTCTCCAATGGCTTGCACTGTGCACACAAATGCAAGTAACTATTTGCAGACTTGTCCGGGTGGTTTGGAAGGACTGTCATTGGTGTTCAGACTGTAGGGTGCCGATAAAATCGCACCGTCATTGTTGTTGGTCACATACCCCAACACACATTGCCCTGGTGTACAACTACGGTTCGTTGGATAATACACAGAGACTAGAGATGTCTATCAGGAGAAGAGAGCCCAAATTCCAAAGCTCCTACCCGgccgattttttttctaaaagtcaAATAAGCAAACACAACGTAACAGGTGGGTGGCAGCTAGAGGTCTGACTACGAAAGCATCCTGATATGTGCGCCACCTTTCGAAATCAATCAAAACTGCAggaaatatttgctgtggtGCGCTACAGTACGTCTTTGAATATATAAATGACCTTGCAATTTTGAGCCCGTTTTCTCATACGCCCTCAAAACCATGTTAAGTTTCGACTTGTCCTATTCACAGACAAACCTACTAACAAACAATCTTGAAAACATCTTCAAAATTCGCGGGAGACAATATGAGACCTGTTCTGTTATTGGTCAGATATCAGTCGACGTCTTTCATTGGCGGAGAGGGTTGAGTTTCGGAgagacaagatggcggctgcTACAGGACGTTTGGCCGGACGATTGGCACTTGTTACAGGTGATCATAGCTGCAATAAAAACATGTCGATACCACAAGTGTTCTCGTATGAAGTACATTAAAGTGTAAGTTATGACTCGagtgcatttttgtgttttgccTCTTGCCGCAGCTcctgatttgaaagtttgacctCCTTGATTGATTAGAATTATGAAATTTGATAAAAACTACTTGatatacaccaaaaataattactcaagcaactggataagattttgaaacagtcagacgtttcagacagactTGATATACATATGATACATATCAAGATACTTGA
Protein-coding regions in this window:
- the LOC136441749 gene encoding cholesterol 7-desaturase nvd-like, whose protein sequence is MPKYRYLFLLVLAILVPSLATVGLVQDKAVDIHAAWALALIGDTFWSTQWQWPPVSQLALYAVGVAIAAWLYRLLLCPLKISRTLHDVGYNKLAGYSRRDVANDVRRRRRRGELPPVYPNGWFRVMDSCQLQPNQVEGVTVLGEKLAVFRSAGGSVSVLDAYCPHLGADLAVGGQVVGDCLQCPFHGWKFRGEDGKCMGIPYAEKVPDFARVKSWPCLERNGCIYIWYHCDGVEPTWTPPIIDEIASGDWTCRGTTEHIINAHIEEVPENAADIAHLNYLHGPLVTAGVDLTSIYSSSWDFAKHVWRAEWQPDPAPDAHVSTMHTQHMVYLFGQKISIADIKATARQVGPGIVYLFLESGFGNFMLVQSITPVEPLLQRLTHSVYAGRWVPTCLAKFILWGEAVQVERDIMIWNNKCYVPRPLLVREDSSISRHRRWYSQFYSENSPRFKFERDSLDW